In Corylus avellana chromosome ca2, CavTom2PMs-1.0, the following proteins share a genomic window:
- the LOC132173116 gene encoding uncharacterized protein LOC132173116 yields MGIRRVIGALLLLSVVLSPCLVAGLTGHRATAGSNTTASNIPNMSFGNRNVGGDVQARNTTSSSDKVLVQSDTTGGDSGGRGGGSGGGGGGGGGGGGSNGGSGRGGGSGRGGGGQGDQLWLSYLDVTIVTLTYCEPRRRDLDSENRKRSLKSN; encoded by the exons ATGGGTATTAGGAGAGTGATTGGGGCTCTTTTGCTTCTTTCAGTTGTATTGAGCCCATGTTTGGTTGCTGGGCTGACTGGTCATAGGGCGACAGCCGGGTCGAACACTACTGCCTCCAATATTCCCAACATGTCATTTGGAAACCGTAATGTAGGTGGAGACGTGCAAGCAAGAAATACGACTTCATCATCCGATAAAGTGTTGGTACAAAGTGATACTACTGGTGGAGATAGTggtggaagaggaggaggatcGGGAGGTGGTGGCGGAGGAGGCGGAGGAGGCGGAGGCAGTAATGGTGGTAGTGGTAGAGGTGGAGGAAGTGGTCGGGGTGGTGGAG GCCAGGGAGATCAATTGTGGCTATCTTACCTGGACGTGACTATAGTAACACTTACTTACTGTGAGCCGCGCAGGAGGGACCTAGACAGTGAGAATCGCAAGCGCTCCCTCAAGTCTAACTAA